GGTGTCGGCGGCCCAGGCTGGGACGTATCGGTCGGTTTCGGCTACCCCTACATCGGCTGGTATCCCCTCGCGCCGTACGCACCGTATTATCCGTGGTATCCCGGTTGGTCGTGGCTTGGTTTCGGCTGGGGCTGGGGTGGTGGCGGCTGGGGCTGCTGCGGCGGGGGATGGGGCCAGAACGTCTACGTGACCCGCGTAACGAACGTGTACCGCTACTTCCCGCACGGCGGCGTGCACGGAACGCTCGTCGGAAACTTCCAGCACGGAACGTTCTCCGGGCACATCACGCCGGTCAACGAGCGTAACATTGGCAGTCGCGTGGGAGTGGTGCACGGAGCGCTGCCGATCGCGCCAACCCGCGACAGCCTCGGCTTCGGTGGCCATTCCATCGGATCGCCGGTCTCGCTCTCGAGGGCTTTTGAGTCGCCGCGTTTCTCGGCCGCGAATCGGACGCTCGCCGGGCGCACGTCGTTCGATCAACAGGAGCGGTCAATGTCGCGGGCGTTTCAGGCGCACACCACGACGAACCGCGTCGATGCCCAAGAGCGGCCGTCTTCCGGCTCGTGGCAGCGTTTCAACGAGAATCGCGACGAGAATCAGAATCGCGACGAGAATCAGAATCGCGACGAGAATCGCGACAACCAATCTCGCGGCGGCGTATCGACAGCGCAGCGCAGCGATTCGTGGGGGCGGTTCTCAAGCTCGCGTGGCGAGACGTACTCGCGCAATGATACGTACTCGCGCAGCGAGTCATACGGAGGATCGAGCGAGCGCAATCCGACAGCGAGTGGATCCTACGAGCGAAGCAATCCGTACGCACGAAGCAGCTCGTATGGCTCGTACTCGCGTAGCTCATATCCGTCATACGCACGCGGATCGTATGGTTCGCCGTCGTACTCGCGCGGATCGTATGGCTCGCCGTCGTACTCGCGCGGATCGTATGGTTCGCCGTCGTACTCGCGCGGATCGTATGGCTCACCGGCGTACTCCCGCGGATCGTACGGCTCGCCGCCGTACTCCCGCGGATCGTATGGCTCGGCTCCATCGTACTCGCATGGTGCCGCGCCAGCGTACCACGGGGGCTACTCTGCGCCGCATTCCTCGGAGAGTCGAGGTAACAATAGCGGCTCGCACGGCAACGGACGCCCACCGCAGTAATCGTTCCGGTTTTCCCCCTGCACGGGCGGCGCCAAGGCGCCGCCCCCTCTCTTGCAGAAAAAGCGGCACTAACCGCTCGGCTTTTTCATAAGGAGTCAGGAATACCAATGGAACGAAAACGCTTCTGGTCAGGCGTTGCTGCGTTGTGCCTTCTCAGTGCCGCGCCGGCACTGGCGCAAACCCAGATGGGCATGAAGGCGCCGCACGTCACCATGTCGCATCCGATCAGCGTCAATAAATGCAATCCGCAGCGTAACGTCTACATGTCTGCCGGGTACACGCCGGCCTTTTATCCCGGCGGATACGGTTACGGCGGTCGCTATTGGGGTTGGCCTTCGGTGTACGGTCCGACGTACTACCAGTATCCGGTTCAAGGCAATCCGACGCTTTCGATTGACTACGTCAACGCGACGAACGTCGTTATGAAAGACATCGAATTCGGCTTGGTCGTTAACCGCAACTTGGTCGCCGAGGTGCGCGACGTCGGAACGTTTTCGCCCGGCGCAGAGATCAAGCATCAGTTCGGCGTGAGCTCGAACATCTTTCCGATCCAGACAAGCTTCGCGGAATGCGTGCCGTTGAAGATTACGTTCGCCGACGGCACGAAGTGGAAAAATCCGCATCTGCCGGCGCTGCGCCGCTCGATCTACGGAAAACCACCGCACTAACTGGGCCGACCCGTGTCGTCTCTCGCGTTTTCGCTCGGGATGACACGGGTCTTTCTCCAAAGGGAAGCGGGGAGTTTCCCCAGATGGAGCGGTATTAAGAGAACATGACTGCTCAAGACACGTCGGCCGTACAAGCGCGCGATAACGTTTGGGAAATGGCCCAGCGCCAGCTTGACGAAGTCGGAACGCTCATCGGTTTGAACGAATCGTTGCACGGCTATCTTCGGCAGCCCAAGCGCGTCCTCGAGGTTTCGATCCCGGCGCGTATGGACGACGCAAGCTTTCGCATGTTCACTGGTTATCGGGTTCAGCATAACTTGTCGCGGGGTCCGGGAAAGGGCGGGATCCGCTTTCATCCCGAGGTGACCCTCGACGAGGTCAAGGCACTCGCCATGTGGATGACGTGGAAGTGCGCGCTGGTCAACATTCCATTTGGCGGGGCAAAGGGCGGCGTCATCTGCAATCCCAAAGAAATGTCGTTGCAGGAGCTCGAGAATTTAACGCGTCGTTTCACGACCGAAATATCGATCATCATCG
This Candidatus Eremiobacterota bacterium DNA region includes the following protein-coding sequences:
- a CDS encoding FecR domain-containing protein is translated as MMRWITSLISGVALMGVTLSSALPAPAEQAPDKNGPGVTRVSIVQGSVVVQRGDSNKQVSATVNAPLLPGDYISTGATSRGELQFDGSTAVRLGGSVQARITNDNPNNRQLQLADGTIELGLVRNAGTVRVDTPSVTVRGRGAGDYRISIDHDGSTWITARRGTVDIVSPQRTYTLESGRTLVARGSASDPSITYTQEVGYDTFDDFNAKRDQSLVAALNASPNLNPDIAGYDDLGAYGQWQDVAGYGQAWVPQQTSNWAPYSDGSWTWEDGYGWTWVAAEPWGWAPYHYGRWFYANGYGWAWYPPAYNAYPAWSPALVGFFGFGVGGPGWDVSVGFGYPYIGWYPLAPYAPYYPWYPGWSWLGFGWGWGGGGWGCCGGGWGQNVYVTRVTNVYRYFPHGGVHGTLVGNFQHGTFSGHITPVNERNIGSRVGVVHGALPIAPTRDSLGFGGHSIGSPVSLSRAFESPRFSAANRTLAGRTSFDQQERSMSRAFQAHTTTNRVDAQERPSSGSWQRFNENRDENQNRDENQNRDENRDNQSRGGVSTAQRSDSWGRFSSSRGETYSRNDTYSRSESYGGSSERNPTASGSYERSNPYARSSSYGSYSRSSYPSYARGSYGSPSYSRGSYGSPSYSRGSYGSPSYSRGSYGSPAYSRGSYGSPPYSRGSYGSAPSYSHGAAPAYHGGYSAPHSSESRGNNSGSHGNGRPPQ